One Spirochaetaceae bacterium genomic region harbors:
- a CDS encoding type II toxin-antitoxin system VapC family toxin — protein sequence MTVYLDTSVVLSWLLNQDPSIREWGLWQAAYTSEICRVEFHRTIDRLRLGGDLDDRERVFLHERFTTFWKSAHRVRVSASLLTRASQSYPTVVGTLDAIHLASALVVHERRNRRIDEFLTHDGQLGTAARAVGFTVRGVAEENDSVATGC from the coding sequence ATGACGGTCTACCTCGACACGTCGGTGGTGCTGAGTTGGTTGCTCAACCAGGATCCGTCGATCCGGGAGTGGGGACTCTGGCAGGCCGCCTACACCAGCGAGATCTGCCGGGTCGAGTTTCACCGGACCATCGACCGGCTCCGCCTCGGCGGCGACCTCGATGATCGCGAGCGTGTGTTCCTGCACGAGCGGTTCACCACGTTCTGGAAGTCCGCGCACCGGGTGCGCGTGTCCGCCTCGCTCCTCACCCGGGCAAGCCAATCCTACCCAACCGTCGTCGGGACGTTGGATGCCATCCACCTGGCAAGTGCGCTCGTGGTCCACGAGCGACGCAACCGCCGGATCGACGAGTTTCTTACCCACGACGGGCAGTTGGGGACGGCCGCCCGCGCCGTGGGGTTTACCGTGCGGGGCGTAGCCGAGGAGAACGATTCCGTCGCCACCGGGTGCTGA
- a CDS encoding GNAT family acetyltransferase produces MAALRIRACRESDQDAVVALWRECGLVRPWNDPVKDIHRKLRVQRDLFLVGTVDGRLVATVMAGYEGHRGWINYLAVAKKCRGRGFGRRLMDEVEARLLAIGCPKINLQIRRSNTEAVEFYRSLGFTEDDSVSMGKRLIPD; encoded by the coding sequence ATGGCTGCGCTACGGATTCGGGCCTGCCGGGAGTCCGATCAGGACGCCGTGGTAGCGCTGTGGCGCGAGTGCGGGCTGGTCCGGCCGTGGAACGACCCGGTGAAGGACATTCACCGCAAGCTGCGCGTGCAGCGGGATCTGTTCCTGGTCGGGACCGTGGATGGCCGGCTGGTCGCGACGGTGATGGCCGGGTACGAGGGCCATCGCGGCTGGATCAACTACCTGGCGGTGGCCAAGAAGTGCCGTGGACGCGGCTTCGGCCGCCGCCTGATGGACGAGGTGGAGGCACGCCTGCTGGCGATCGGCTGCCCCAAGATCAACCTGCAGATCAGGCGCTCGAACACCGAGGCCGTCGAATTCTACCGCTCACTCGGGTTCACCGAGGACGACTCCGTCAGCATGGGCAAGCGCCTGATACCCGACTGA
- the pyrF gene encoding orotidine-5'-phosphate decarboxylase produces the protein MNSAAQSSSEAAPAPAAERAGPKESRRLDWLIVGLDVPGLDEARPLVRALAGRVGALKIGPVLHTRAGAAAIDLVHEHGGRVFLDLKWHDIPNTVADACRSAAEQGVWMVNVHAAGGVRMLAAAREALEQARQPGVERPLLIAVTVLTSLDDSDLPATGVTGTVAVQVERLAALAERGGADGLVTSGHEVAALHARWPHFNLVVPGVRPRWLTAGGTAPADDQRRVASPAATLAAGASHVVIARPVITHADPAQAVRLTAEEVAAES, from the coding sequence GCCAGCAGCCGAACGTGCCGGACCAAAGGAGTCGCGGCGCCTCGACTGGCTGATCGTCGGCCTCGACGTGCCCGGCCTGGACGAGGCGCGGCCGCTGGTGCGGGCGCTGGCCGGCCGGGTCGGGGCGCTCAAGATCGGGCCCGTGCTCCATACCAGGGCCGGGGCGGCGGCCATCGACCTGGTGCATGAGCACGGCGGCCGGGTGTTCCTGGACCTGAAGTGGCACGACATCCCCAACACCGTGGCCGATGCCTGCCGGTCTGCCGCGGAGCAGGGCGTGTGGATGGTGAACGTGCATGCGGCGGGCGGCGTCCGGATGCTGGCCGCAGCGCGCGAGGCCCTGGAGCAGGCCCGGCAGCCCGGCGTCGAGCGTCCCCTGCTCATCGCCGTGACCGTCCTGACCAGCCTCGACGACAGTGACCTGCCCGCCACCGGCGTCACCGGAACCGTGGCCGTACAGGTGGAGCGCTTGGCCGCGCTGGCGGAGCGCGGCGGCGCCGACGGCCTGGTCACCTCCGGCCACGAAGTAGCGGCCCTGCACGCCCGCTGGCCGCACTTCAACCTGGTAGTGCCGGGCGTGCGCCCGCGCTGGCTCACCGCCGGCGGCACCGCTCCCGCGGACGATCAGCGCCGCGTCGCCTCCCCCGCCGCCACCCTCGCCGCCGGCGCCAGCCACGTCGTCATCGCCCGTCCCGTCATCACCCACGCCGATCCTGCACAAGCCGTGCGCCTGACCGCGGAGGAAGTTGCTGCCGAGAGCTGA